The Methanobrevibacter sp. DNA window TCACCACTTATATAACATACAATAACTTAATATATAATATATTGATAAATATATAAATAATTTAATCTTATATAATTTATTATAATTTTGGAGGAGAGTATTTGTCTAGACCTAATCAAAATCAACAACAAGAATATAAAAGAGTAAGAACTCCTAAAAAAGGTGAAATTCCTGGAGTAGTTGAACAAATTATGGGACACGGAAAATTAAAAGTACGTTGTGCTGATGGAAATATGAGAATGACCAGAATCCCTGGAAAAATGAAAAAACGTATTTGGATTCGTGAAGGAGACGTAATCCTTGTAAAACCATGGGATTTCCAATCTGATGAAAAAGCTGATGTAATTTGGAGATACACCAAAACCGAATCAAATTGGCTTGAAAGAAAAGGCTACTTAAAAATGTAGTCTAACTACTTATTTTTTTGATTTTAATGGATTCCAAAATAGTTAAAGCAGATGCAAAACACGAAAAAATACATTCCCGAAAAAGAAAGAAAGACAGTTCTGATAGAAAAGTGGGAAATGAAATTTTCGATAAAATAACCTTAGAAACATTATACAAATTAGCTAATCAGGGACACATTGATATTTTAAATGGTGCTATAAGTACAGGTAAAGAAGCCAATGTACTTACAGGCATTACTGAAGACAAAAAATTTATTGCAGTTAAAGTTTATAGAATTGCAACATCTGATTTTAAAAAAATGGATTATTACCTCAAAGGAGATCCAAGATTCCATCTTAAAACCAAAAATAAAAGAAAAATCATTTATTCTTGGGTTACAAAAGAATTTAAAAACCTAACAAGACTTGAGTCTGCAGGAGTTAAAGTACCTCATCCAATTACAAGTGCAAATAATGTATTGTTAATTGAATTTATAGGTGATGAACAAGGGAATCCTGCCCAACCTGTTAAAAATCAACCACCAAAAGACCCTGAAGAATTTTTCAATAAGTTAATCGAAAATCTAAAATTATTTGTAAATGAAGCAAAATTAGTGCATGGAGACTTGTCAAATTACAATATTTTAAATAAAGATGAAGAACCAGTCATTATAGATGTTTCACAGTCCGTTGTTTTAGACAATCCCATTTCAAAAGAACTTCTTGAAAGGGACATTAACACACTTGTTCGTGAGTATACCAAATTTGGTGTTGAGACTAGTTTTGAAAAAATTTGGGAATATGTCAATCCTAAATTTTAATTAAAATATTACTCACACACCGCAAATATTATTACTTTTTTAATTCTACATAGTAACTTATTTTTTTCATTGAAACCATTTTAGAACATGAAATAAATTTTTTACATATAATTTAAAGTTATATCACTTAAAACTTATTAAAAATCAATGATTTAATAATTAAAATTCAAATTAAGAATTAAATTATATAATAATGATTAATTATGATTAATTAATTATTTTAGATTTTTTCAATCAAAATAGCTAAAAAATAAGAATTAAACATTATTTTCAATTATAACTTATATTTGCCCCTTTTTTAGTTGTGTTAAACTGTCTAATATATTATTTATAAAATTAAACAGTAATTTAAAAATATATACAATTTATTAAAAACTGTACAATAAGTATAAATAACATTACACCATAAATTCTAATTAGACTTAATTTTATTAACATGAATAAATTATTTATTGAAAATTAAGTCGAAAAATATAGAGGTTATATTAAATGTTTAAATTTGATAAAGAACAAGAAGTTTTTGACTTCGGTGGAGTCAAAATGGGTGGACAACCTGGAGAATACCCAACTGTATTAGCTGGTACTATTTTCTACGGTGGACACAACATTCTTAATGATGAATTAACCGGTGACTTCGATAAAGCTAAAGCTGAAACTTTAATCAACGATATGGCATCCATTTCTGATGTAACTGGAAACCCATACATTGTACAAGTTTTCGGACAAACTGTTGAAGCTCTCCCTAAATATATTGAATTTGTTGGTGAAATTTGTGATGCTCCTTTCCTTATAGATTCTACATCTGGAGATGCTAGAGTTGCTGGTGCACAGTACGCTGATGAAACCGGATTAACCGAAAGAGCTATCTACAACTCAATCAACATGGCAGCAGACAAATCTGAATTACAAGCTCTCGCTGAAACTGACATTTCTGCATCCATTATCTTAGGATTCAACCCAATGAATGCTACCGTTGAAGGTAAAATGAACATGTGGGAAAACGGAGACAATGGTGCTTATGAAAAAGGTTTACTTGAAGTAGCTGCAGAATGTGGTATCGACAAATTTATGATGGATACTGCTGTAACTCCTTTAGGACAAGGTGCAGGTATTGCTGCTAGAACTTCCTTTGCAGAAAAAGCTAAATGGGGATACCCAGTTGGATCCGGTATTCACAACGTACCTTCTGCATGGGACTGGTTAAGAGACTACAAAAAAGAAGGTAACAAAACTGCATTCACCGTTTGTGATATTGGTGCAAACATTGTTCAAGTTATGTGTGGAGGAGACTTCGTTCTCTTTGGACCTATTGAAAACGCAAAAATTGCATTCCCTGCAGTAGCACAAACTGATATGTTCATTTCCGAAGCTGCAAAACCTTTAGGAACTGAACCTGTAGATTACCACCCAATGAACAAATTATTATAAGCAATTTGTTATAGACTTATCAAAAGTTACATTTTCAAACCTCAACATCAATTTGTTCTAAATGTCATTCCCTAAAATGATATTTAACAAATCTAAACATTAATCCAAAATACCGAATTAGCACTGGACCTCCAAACACGTCCAGTGCTATTAAAATAAAAACTATTTTTTATAAACTTATTTTTTAGTAAACAATATCTTTTTAATCCTAAATTTTAAATAACTTCAGATAAATAATTATTAATAATTTTAATTTAAGAAAAAAGGTGAAATTATGCCGGAAACAGATTATTTAAAAATACCTCAAAATAGAGTAGGGGCATTAATTGGAAGCAATGGAGGAGTTAAAAAGTCCATTGAAAAAGCAACTGGAACTATTCTCGACATAGATAGTGATGAAGGTACCGTTTACATCACACCTAGCGACAATATGGAAGATCCATTAGGAGTTTGGAATGCAAACCATATCGTCAAAGCAGTTGCACGTGGATTCAATCCAGAAGTTGCATTGAAATTAGTTAGTGACGATTATTATTTAGAAGTAATTAGCTTACCATTATACATTGGAAAATCCAAAAAAGCCCTCGCAAGACATAAAGGAAGAATCATCGGAAAAGACGGGAAAACACGTGAAATAATTATGGAAATGGCTGAAGTTGACATGGCAATTTACGGTAAAACAGTTTCATTGATAGGGGAAATGGACAACATAATGGTTGCTAAAGAAGCTATTGAAATGATTTTGAAAGGTTCCAGACATAAATCAGTTTACGGATTCTTAGAACATAAAAAAGAAGATTTAAAAATGAAAGAATTCAAAGACCTTGTTGGAATCGAAGATGACAAAATCGAATTCAAAGACGGAATTGAATTTGATGAAAACATGTTACAGTAACATTTAATGTTACTATTTTTTCTTTTTTTAAATTAAAGTATTACTTTAATGCAATTTTCATACCATAATTATTCAAATAATAGAAAACTATTATATACATCGATAGACATATATAGATAGTGTAGTACAAATACGATATTTTCTACATGTTTTTAACTTATTATTTTATTATATATTTAATCAATATAGATAGGGCAATAGAAAAATATTAGTTTTCAAATGCTCTCTAACTTCATTTAAATATAAAACATCACATAATAAAGTAAAACATATACCAATTTTAGGAGGAATTTTTTGGCAAGTCAGGAACCAGGACTTGATTGGAATCAGGATTTTAAAAACTTGACTCCATCCGAGTTTTTTAGAAAAAACAAGCAAATGTTAGGATTTACAGGTAAAATCCGTTCATTAACTATTGTATTTCACGAATTAATCACAAACAGTTTTGATGCATGTGAAGAATCTGGAATATTACCTGAAATCGAAATTGAATTAAAAAGAGTTGACAAGGAACATTATATTCTCAGACATAAAGATAATGGGCCAGGTATCCCTGAAGATTATGTAATGAGAGTTTACTGTAGTATGTTTTCAGGATCCAAATTCAGAAACATACAATCAAGAGGACAACAAGGATTAGGTTGTAGTGGTTGTGTATTACTTTCACAGATGACCACAGGTAAACCTGCTCGTGTAATTTCCTGTTACAAAGAAAACGGTGAAATTAAAGGAGTGAAAATGAAATTCCAAATGGATGTGAAAAACAACCGTGGAATTTTAATGGAAAGAGAAGATTATCCAGCAGAAAGTACTGGAGTATGTATTGAATTACAATTCAAAGAGGTTTCATATTCTCTTGCAGAACAAGGTGCTTTTGAATACATCAGAAGAACCATGATTGGAAACCCTCACGCTAAAATTACATTCAGAGATCCATCCGGACATAAATACATATTCAAAAGAGCAGCAGACATTGTTCCAATCCTTCCAAAAGAAGTATTACCTCATCCAAAAGGTGTAAGTGCTGATGATTTAATGACAATGGCACAAAACACAGACAGTAGAAGATATAAAAGTATGTTAACCTCATCATTATCTAGAATGTCCAACAAAAGAGTGGATGAAATTTCAGAACTTACTAAAATTGACATGAATAAACGTCCGAAAGACCTCACATTTCCTGAAGCAGAAGCTATTGTACAGTGTTTCAAAAAAATGAAATTCATGGCTCCTCCAACTGATGGACTTATACCTATTGGATCAGAACAAATTGAAAAAGGTATGAAACAAATTCTTAAACCTGAATTTGTAACAACAATTACCAGAAAACCTGTAACCTACCAAGGTGGGGTTTCATTCATTATTGAAGCCGGACTTGCTTACGGTGGAGATGCAGGAAGAGTTGTAAAAGAACAAAGAAAATCTGAAATCATGAGATTTGCAAACAGAGTTCCATTAACTTTCGATGCAGGAAGCTGTGCTATTACTGAAGCTCTCAAAAGTATCGATTGGAAACGTTACGGTCTTAGAGACTTAGATAACACACCATTAACTTTATTTGTAAATATTATTTCAACACAAGTACCATATCTTTCAACTGGTAAACAAAGTGTATCACCAGAACCTGAAATCGTGCATGAGATCAGACAATCCACTATGAAATTAGCTCGTAAGCTTCAAAAACACTTAAGAGCTAAAAAAGCAGCAAAAGAAAAAGAAAAACGTTCAAAAGTATTCGAAGATTATGTACCAGTAATCATCGAAGAAGCTGCAAAACTAGGAGAAACTGGAGTTCCAGAATATCAAGAAGTTTTAGCAAAAGTTACCAAAAAAGCTCTTGCAGAATTACTTGGTGAAAAAGTTGAGGAAGAAGAGGAAGAAGAAGAACTTGACGCAATCATCATGGAAGAAGTTGATGAAATGGGCCATACTGTTGACTCAGAAAATAGCTCATTATACGACTTTGAAGAAGATGATGTTGATGATGGATTTGAAGACTAGGTGATTAAATGACTAAAATTAAAGAAGACCAAAAAGCCCACAGGGAAAAAAGGAAAGAATACACATACAACAAATTAAAAGGATTAGGTCAAGAAATCATTGAAGACATTGAAAAAAATAAAGTTCCTTCCGTTAGAGTCCCATCAAGGGGTACTGGAAACATCGTTTATGATGAAGCTAAAAGATATTACGTATTAGGAGACAGATACGGTAAAAGATCCTTAGGTAATGTAAAACAAATCAGAAAATTAGGTCAAATGGTTTATGTAGCTAATTTCTGTAAAGATTTAGTAGCACGTGAAAAAACAGCAACCATCAGGGAGATGTATTATGTTTCTGAAGGTTGGGGAATTAGTTTTAAAACACAACAAGAATCCAACATTGTTGGAGAAGATTTAGAAGTAACTCTTGGAACCACTCGTGAAGATTTAGGATTAATGCCAGAGGAAGACGGAGCATCAGTATACGGAGATATTACATTATTAGATGATGATGTTGAAATTAATGCTGCAAAAGCAGGTAAATCCGGTTATACAATATCACCAACTATCGATCAAGTAGAATTTTTAGACTGTAATGTTGACAGAGTTATCGCAGTGGAAACCATGGGAATGTTCCACAGGATGGTTCAGGAAAATGCAGACAAAAGATTCAACACATTAATTGTTGGACTTAAAGGACAAGCTGCTCGTGCAACAAGAAGATTCCTCCACAGAGTAAATGATGAAATTGGATTACCTGTTTACATCTGTAACGACGGAGACCCTTGGGGATTCCACATTGCACAAGTAATTATTTCTGGAAGTGCAAAATTAGCTCACGTTAACAATGATTTAGCAACACCTGATGCTAAATTCATGGGAGTAACTGCATCTGACATCATCAACTATGACTTGCCAACTGATAAACTCAAAGATGTTGACGTCATGAGACTCAAAGAGCTTTCCAAAGACCCAAGGTATAAAAATGATTTCTGGCAAACTGAAATCAAAAAGATGCTTAAAATTGGTAAAAAAGCAGAACAGCAATCTTTCTCAAAATATGGGCTTGAGTACGTAGTAGATACTTACTTCCCACAAAAACTTGAAGAATTAGAAAATTAAATCTATTTCTTCATTACTTTTTCTTTTTTTAAAATATTTTTTACAATCATATTTATATATTAAAAAAATCATATACCCTAGTAGGTATGGGTTGTGTTATTTATGAAACAATGTATGGATACTGAAAATTTACATAGAAGACTCAAGAAAATCATAGGGCAGTTAAATGCAATTGATCGTATGATTGAAGAAGACATTCCTTGTGAACAGATATTAATGCAAGTAAATGCATCAAAATCAGCATTACATAAGGTTGGACACATAATTGTTGAAGGCCACTTAGAACACTGTGTAAAAGAAGCTATTGATGCTGGAGATTCATATAAAGCATTAGGCGATATCTCATCAATTTTAGAATATTACTCCAGACTTTAATTTTTTTTAAATTAAATTTATACCCTAAGGGGTATATCTATATATTGGGAGTTGTATAGTATGGATTTGAAATTTAAAAAAGAAGAAAAAACAGAAATCATTTTTATCACAATATCAGCAGTCAGTTTAATTTTAGGATTTACCTTATCAATTAATTATCTTTCATGGATTCCGATAATATTATGCGGAATTCCAATATTTAAAGAATGTTATAAAGGATTAACAACTGAATTTGACATTAAAGCAGATTTACTTGTTTCTATAGCAATTATTGCATCAATTATAATTGGTGAAGTTTATGCAGCAGGTGAAATTGCAACAATCATGGCAATTGGTGGATTTTTAGAAGAATATACTGTATCAAAAGCACAGAGCAGAATTAAAGAACTTGCAAAAATGACCCCAAAAGTTGCAACAATAATAAAAGATAATATTGAAAATACAATTCCTATTGAAGAAGTTAAAATTGGAGATATATTAAAAGTACTTCCGGGGGAAAGCATTCCAAATGATGGAATCATTATTAATGGAGAAACATCCATTAACCAATCCACACTTACAGGAGAATCAATACCTGTAGATAAAACAGTGAATGATGAAGTATATAGTGGAACAATCAATCTTTATGGATCATTTACCATGAGAGTAACAAAAATAAGTAAAGACAGTTCCCTTCAAAAATTAATTAAACTTGTTGAATCCTCAAAGCCTGAAAATGCAAAAATTGTAAAAACAGCAGACAAATGGGCAACAATGATTGTTGTAATAGCATTCACTGCCTCAATATTAACATACTTATTTACATTTGAAATAATCCGATCAGTTACCATATTAGTAGTATTCTGTCCATGCGCATTAGTTCTTGCTACCCCAACAGCACTAATGGCTGCTACAAGTAATCTAACAAAATATGGAATTTTGGTAAAAAATGGAGAATCAATAGAGGAATTAGCTCATGTCGATGAAGTAATATTCGATAAAACAGGAACATTAACTTATGGAACTCCCACTGTAATAAAAGTTACCTCAAAAAATCCAGAAGAAATGATGCAAATTGTAACATCACTTGAATCCAAATCAGAACATCCCCTAGCAAAAGCTATTGTAAAATATTACAATAATAAAGATTTAACAGAGGTTAATGATTTTAAAATACATATAGGTAAGGGAATTACCGGAACAATCAAAGGAGAAAAAGCAATAGTGGGAAATAAAAAATTCTTAGAATCTGAAGGGATTAAAATAAATTCATTAAATGATAATAAAAATGGAGAAATAGAAATTTTTGTTGCAAAAGAAAAAGAGCACATTGGAACAATATCCCTTGCAGATACAATACGCAATAATTCCAAACCAACAATCAGAAATCTTAAAAAACTAAGAATCAAAACAATATTACTCACTGGTGATAATGAAAATACTGCAAAATCCATTGCAAATCAGCTCAAGATAAATAATATTAAATTTAATTGCTTACCAGAAGATAAAATCAAATATATTCAAGATGAACAAATAAGAAACCATAGAGTTGCAATGATTGGAGATGGAATAAACGATGCCCCTTCCTTAAGAAAATCAAATGTTGGAATATCCATGGGAAAAATAGGTAGCGATCTATCTATTGAATCTTCAAATATTACATTAATTAAGGACAATATAGAAAATATCCCTCATTTAATTGAAATATCTAAAAAAACTATAAGAACAATCAATATAAGTATTGGCTTTGCATTGACATTGAATGTGCTTGCAATGGCATTGGCAATTCTTGGAATATTAAATCCGATTGAAGGAGCATTAATTCATAATATCGGTTCAGTAATTGTAATTATTTACTCCTCCATATTGGTCAATTACAAAAGTTCAAAAATAGATTATAAAACCGAACAGTTTGATTTATATAAAACTTTAAATATAACAATGAATAATTATAATTTATAAAACACAAGGTGATTTAATATGCCTGAAAAAGAAATCAAAGTTGTGGGCATGCACTGCCCTTCCTGTGTAAATGCTGTTGAATTATGTTTAAAAGATGTTGACGGAATTGATGATGCTAAAGCAGATTTAGATTCTGGAGTTACCACTTTAACATTATCTGCTGATGTAAGCGATGCAGACATCAACGAAGCTGTTGAAGAAGCAGGATTTAAAGTAGAATAAATCCTCTTTTACTTTTATTTTTTTAACTATAAAATTTAATTAAAATATCAACTATTTTTCCAATATCCTTTCCGACCAACAAATTATGTTTCAAGTTATCAAAAACAATTAAGTCGGAATTTTTGATGTTGCTACTTAATTCTGTTTGTTCACTCAACAATGACAAATCATCATATTTTCCTGCCAAGATCAATGTTTTAATATCAATAGCATCCAACATACATTCAACATTGAAATTTAAGATAGCATCAATTGCTTTTTTAACTGCATCAACATTTAAAACAACCCTTACATTATTTCTAAGCAATCCAAGATTATGTTCATGCCTTTTAATAACATCAGGACATAGAGTAAACGGAAGAATTGTATCAAAGAATTCTTCAGGACTATTTGAAATAGCTCTCTTAAATTTATTTAATTCATTTTCAAGATGGTTGCTGCAATAGGAGAAACTAGACATCATAACCAATTATGAAACCTTTGAAGGATACTTTATTGCAAAGTTAAGTGCAATGGCACCGCCCAAAGAAAGTCCTACCAGATTCACATTATCAATATTTAACTCATCTAAAAGACAATTCAAATCTTCAGTATATGAATCAACAGTTATTTCATCACCCCATAATTTAGAATCCCCATGGCCCCTTAAATCAAACCGTAGTATTTTATATTTATTTTTAAGAGGATTTGCTAAAACTTCCCAATAATTTAAGTTATCAGAAAGCCCATGAATAAATACAATAGTTTCACCTTCACCTTCAACAAGATAATTTATAGCAGGTTTAACCAAAACAATCACCGAAATTAAAATTCAATAAGTATATTTCTATTTAACGTAAATTTAAAATTAATCATCAAATTTTAAATAAGTTAAAAAACAAAATTTAATCATATAATATTTTTTTAAATTTATTATAAAATAAAAAGGGATAAAAAATGAAAACTGTTGCAATTAATGGTTATGGAACCATCGGTAAAAGAGTGGCTGATGCTGTAGCTGCTCAAGATGATATGAAAGTAATTGGTGTAAGTAAAACTAGACCAAACTACGAAGCAAGAACTGCAGTTGAAGAAAAAGGATACCCATTATACATTGGAATCCCAGAAAGAGAACAAATGTTCAAAGATGCTGGAATCGAAATAGCTGGTACTGTTGAAGACATGATTCAAGAAGCAGATGTTGTCGTTGACTGTACTCCCGGAACTATCGGACCACAAAATCTTGAAATGTATAAAAAAGCAGGTGTTAAAGCAATTTACCAAGGTGGAGAAGACCACGATTTAACAGGTCTTTCATTTAATGCTATTTCTAATTACGATGACTCATACGGTGCAGATTACACTAGAGTAGTATCCTGTAACACTACCGGATTAACCCGTACATTATCCACAATTGACCCGATTGCAGACATCAAGAAAGTTAGAGCAGTAATGGTAAGAAGAGGATCAGATCCCTCTGAAATTAAAAAAGGTCCAATCAACGCAATTGTACCAAACCCTCCAAAAGTACCTTCCCACCACGGTCCTGACGTAAAAACTGTTATGAAAGGCATTGATGTGACAACCATTGCATTACTCGTACCTACTACATTAATGCACCAACACAACATTATGGTGGAAATCAATAACGAAGTAGAAACCGAAGAAATCATTAAAGCTTTAGAAAAACGTTCCAGAGTTCTTGTTGTTTCTGCAGAAGAAGGCTTAGGTTCCACTGCTGAATTAATGGAATATGCTAAAGAACTTGGAAGAAACAGAAACGATTTATATGAAATCCCAGTTTGGAGAGAATCCATCAATATTGTAGGAAATGAATTATTCTACATGCAAGCTGTTCACCAAGAATCTGACGTTGTTCCAGAAAATGTTGATGCAATTCGTGCACTTTTAGAAATGGAAAGTGACAACGAAAAATCCATCGCAAAAACTAACAAAGCTATGGGGATATTCTAAATTCCCCTTTTTTACTATTTTTTTAAACGATTTAAATGAAACATAAAGTACTTTTTGGACCTGCAGGAAGTCCAGTTGATTATAAAGGTGCTGCATACAAAGCTCCAAAATACATCTCCGAGGAAAGTCTTGACTCCTATGAATATCAATCCCCCTACGGAGTGAGAATTGGAGAATCCTCAGCAAATACCTTAAAAGAAGAATCTAAAAAGCACGACATTTTAATTTCAATGCATGCTCCATATTATATTAATTTATGTGCAAAAGAAGAGTCAAAACTTGATAAAAGTATTGGGCATTTAATATCTGCTGCACGTGCTGGTGAATGGATGGGAGCATATAGATTAGTATTCCACCCAGGAGCTTATTTGAATAGAAAACCTGAAAAAGCTATGGAAATATCAAAAAATACTGTTAACAGATTATTTGAAGAGCTTGAAGCTGAAGGAATCAAAGAGTTCACTTTTGCACCTGAAACAACCGGTAAAAGAACACAACTTGGAAATGTCAGAGAAGTTGTTGAATTATGTGCTACTTTTGATCACTTTGAACCTACAATTGATTTTGCACATGTTCATGCAAGAGGAAGAGGTTTTTTGAATAAAAAAGAAGATTACAATTGTATATTTTCAACAATCGAAGACCAATTAGATATTGATATGTTGCATTGCCATTTTACAACAATTGAATATGGTAACGGTGGAGAAGTTAAACATCATACTTTAGATGAAAATGATGAATATGGGCCGCAAATTGAAGATTTGCTTTCAAATTTGATTGACAATGGATGGAATGCAAACATCATCTGTGAAACTCCACTTAGAGATATTGATTCACTTAAAATGAAAAAGATATATGAAAATATGATTTAATAATCTTTTACAGAATCTATTAAATCATCCATATCCTTAAAAAGGTTATTTATCTCAATAGAATCATCTTTATTGGAACTTAGATGAATAACCAATTCATCAATCAAATCATTCATCTTATCAATGAATGTTCTTAATATTTTTAGTTTATTGTCAATTTCACGTTCAACAAATTCTTTACTACCATCATTTACTTCAATCATCTTCTTTGTAACTTCCATCTGACTAATAAACAGTTTATTGGAATTGTTAATAGAAGATAAAAACTTGGTATATGTCATATGAGTCGGATCAAAGAGTTTTCCAACTAATTCTTTTGCTCTTTTTTGTTTAATATCATACTCCTGTTCAATATCAAACAGCATATC harbors:
- a CDS encoding TIM barrel protein; the protein is MKHKVLFGPAGSPVDYKGAAYKAPKYISEESLDSYEYQSPYGVRIGESSANTLKEESKKHDILISMHAPYYINLCAKEESKLDKSIGHLISAARAGEWMGAYRLVFHPGAYLNRKPEKAMEISKNTVNRLFEELEAEGIKEFTFAPETTGKRTQLGNVREVVELCATFDHFEPTIDFAHVHARGRGFLNKKEDYNCIFSTIEDQLDIDMLHCHFTTIEYGNGGEVKHHTLDENDEYGPQIEDLLSNLIDNGWNANIICETPLRDIDSLKMKKIYENMI
- a CDS encoding phosphorylating glyceraldehyde-3-phosphate dehydrogenase — encoded protein: MKTVAINGYGTIGKRVADAVAAQDDMKVIGVSKTRPNYEARTAVEEKGYPLYIGIPEREQMFKDAGIEIAGTVEDMIQEADVVVDCTPGTIGPQNLEMYKKAGVKAIYQGGEDHDLTGLSFNAISNYDDSYGADYTRVVSCNTTGLTRTLSTIDPIADIKKVRAVMVRRGSDPSEIKKGPINAIVPNPPKVPSHHGPDVKTVMKGIDVTTIALLVPTTLMHQHNIMVEINNEVETEEIIKALEKRSRVLVVSAEEGLGSTAELMEYAKELGRNRNDLYEIPVWRESINIVGNELFYMQAVHQESDVVPENVDAIRALLEMESDNEKSIAKTNKAMGIF
- a CDS encoding zinc ribbon domain-containing protein, which codes for MTINDDHNHFCIYCGAKLEFGQHFCTQCGREVFRVEQPVEAIPSKYDDMLFDIEQEYDIKQKRAKELVGKLFDPTHMTYTKFLSSINNSNKLFISQMEVTKKMIEVNDGSKEFVEREIDNKLKILRTFIDKMNDLIDELVIHLSSNKDDSIEINNLFKDMDDLIDSVKDY